Proteins from a single region of Bdellovibrio bacteriovorus HD100:
- a CDS encoding beta-sandwich domain-containing protein, whose protein sequence is MKKNLVLGSVIVASLVQYTSPAFANKEVIGGIIGGIIGGGIGTQIGKGNGNKAAIIIGAVAGTLIGSKVGKDLDEADRQALAEAQRRSLQDNLGSRRDWDGRHYGSRTGARGSFTSTREGYNNRTGEYCREYTSIIYMRDRTEETRGYACSRRDGSWYEVKETEVRFNGRGHGGGRHNEPPVRPSQPVRPTPPPAPGGQYGHGYEGTAQISQITRRTGGEWFRVTLRYPIALDRIEIRGLAAGVKIHDTTVYTESNRRIQVRELTNTGTVYAGDTAISENLNLRERVQVIDIRAESMGGVADVLVKAISSEDRPSLTVSRY, encoded by the coding sequence ATGAAAAAGAACCTCGTTCTAGGATCAGTAATTGTCGCTTCCCTTGTACAATATACAAGCCCTGCATTTGCGAACAAGGAAGTTATCGGCGGTATCATTGGTGGTATCATCGGTGGCGGTATCGGTACGCAAATTGGTAAAGGGAACGGCAACAAAGCAGCTATCATCATCGGAGCTGTAGCTGGAACATTGATTGGCTCTAAAGTCGGCAAGGACTTGGATGAAGCTGATCGTCAGGCTCTGGCAGAAGCACAAAGACGTTCTTTGCAGGACAACCTGGGCAGCCGTCGCGACTGGGATGGTCGTCATTATGGTTCGCGCACTGGTGCACGTGGCAGCTTCACTTCCACTCGTGAAGGTTACAACAACCGCACGGGCGAATACTGCCGTGAATACACCTCTATCATCTATATGCGTGACCGCACTGAAGAAACCCGCGGCTATGCGTGCTCCCGCCGTGATGGATCCTGGTATGAAGTGAAAGAAACCGAAGTTCGTTTCAATGGTCGTGGTCATGGTGGCGGCCGTCACAATGAACCACCAGTAAGACCTTCCCAGCCGGTTCGCCCAACTCCTCCTCCAGCTCCGGGCGGTCAGTATGGTCACGGTTATGAAGGCACGGCTCAGATCAGCCAGATCACCCGCCGCACCGGTGGTGAGTGGTTCCGTGTGACCTTGCGCTACCCAATTGCCTTGGATCGTATCGAGATCCGTGGTTTGGCTGCAGGTGTTAAAATCCACGACACGACTGTTTACACTGAGTCCAACCGTCGCATCCAGGTTCGTGAACTGACCAACACGGGTACGGTTTATGCCGGTGACACAGCAATTTCCGAGAACTTGAACCTGCGTGAGCGCGTTCAGGTCATCGACATCCGTGCTGAGTCCATGGGGGGCGTTGCCGACGTACTTGTGAAGGCGATTTCCAGTGAAGATCGTCCTTCCCTGACCGTCAGCCGTTACTAA
- a CDS encoding beta-sandwich domain-containing protein: protein MKKKLIVGMLAAAAVMQATSPAMAEYSERRPAPYPEAPPMPPPPPGQYLQEGSLEIQSVTRRTGGEWYRISLRRAASLERIEVAALAMRLKIHDASVITEDGRRVSIREFRNTAVFGVGSRAVSENLNLRSRIVAIDILAESYGGYADVRVTALSTDSRPQLVLGNLPQQPGGNGGHNGGHNGGGNNGGHGGGNYACSRRADVTRSLEQQDVEMDAWSRRKNAASYNSVEYNMADRELKATAARMVQIAKSNEAKETKMEKLEVLGALYFQKMNQQSYNSTQYNAYSEVGRAIFSAMENGLKLALDCDIRTTVQLLARGDEYVGKMNTYSYNSVPYNAYSRMAQQVYAAAPNFYEQEVRRLDKTFMKIDEELDENHRKMNSYSYNSVGYNSYAAIIRKGVELSQGSLRRLVPHMGSLQRFDLVKHFDGRKNAYSYNSLLYNHFAAMKEIAAR from the coding sequence ATGAAAAAGAAACTGATTGTTGGAATGTTGGCCGCTGCAGCGGTGATGCAGGCGACAAGTCCTGCGATGGCTGAATACAGTGAAAGACGCCCGGCTCCATATCCAGAGGCTCCGCCGATGCCACCACCTCCTCCAGGTCAGTATCTTCAGGAAGGCTCTTTGGAAATCCAGAGTGTGACCCGTCGTACAGGCGGGGAGTGGTATCGCATCAGTCTGCGTCGCGCGGCTTCTTTGGAGCGTATAGAAGTGGCGGCTTTGGCAATGCGTTTGAAAATTCATGACGCCAGTGTGATCACTGAAGATGGCCGTCGTGTATCCATTCGTGAGTTTCGCAACACGGCGGTGTTCGGTGTGGGTTCCCGCGCGGTCTCTGAAAATCTGAACCTGCGTTCTCGTATTGTGGCTATCGATATTCTGGCTGAATCCTATGGTGGCTATGCGGATGTGCGCGTGACGGCTCTTTCCACGGACAGCCGTCCGCAACTGGTTCTGGGGAATCTGCCGCAACAGCCGGGTGGCAACGGCGGTCACAATGGTGGGCACAATGGCGGTGGCAATAATGGTGGTCATGGTGGTGGCAACTATGCGTGCTCTCGTCGTGCCGATGTGACTCGCAGCCTGGAGCAACAGGATGTGGAAATGGATGCTTGGTCGCGCCGAAAGAATGCAGCCAGCTACAATTCCGTGGAATACAACATGGCCGACCGGGAGCTGAAAGCAACAGCGGCCAGAATGGTTCAGATCGCAAAAAGCAATGAAGCCAAAGAAACCAAGATGGAAAAACTGGAGGTTTTGGGCGCCCTTTACTTCCAGAAGATGAATCAGCAGTCGTACAACTCAACTCAGTACAATGCCTACTCTGAGGTGGGAAGAGCGATCTTCAGCGCCATGGAAAACGGTCTTAAACTGGCGTTGGATTGTGACATCAGAACCACGGTTCAGTTGCTGGCTCGCGGGGATGAGTATGTAGGGAAAATGAACACTTATTCCTACAACTCGGTTCCGTACAACGCCTACAGCCGGATGGCTCAGCAGGTATATGCTGCGGCCCCGAACTTCTATGAGCAGGAAGTTCGTCGCTTGGACAAGACCTTCATGAAGATCGATGAAGAGCTGGATGAAAACCATAGAAAGATGAATTCCTATTCATACAATTCTGTAGGGTATAATTCTTACGCCGCCATTATCCGTAAAGGTGTCGAATTGTCTCAAGGAAGCCTGCGCCGTCTGGTGCCTCATATGGGCAGCCTGCAGCGCTTTGATCTGGTGAAGCACTTTGACGGTCGCAAGAATGCGTACTCTTACAATTCGCTTCTTTATAATCACTTTGCTGCGATGAAAGAGATCGCGGCTCGTTAA